One Glycine soja cultivar W05 chromosome 2, ASM419377v2, whole genome shotgun sequence genomic region harbors:
- the LOC114380117 gene encoding probable alpha,alpha-trehalose-phosphate synthase [UDP-forming] 9: protein MASRSYVNLLDLAGGLLDIPHMPRTIPRIMTVPGVISDLDVYGRYDGDSDVSSSGYRERKILVANMLPLQAKRDIETGKWCFSLDEDSILLQLKDGFSSDTEVIYVGSLKVEIDAHEQEQVAQKLLEDFNCIPTFLPHDVQKKFYHGFCKQQLWPLFHYMLPMFPDHGDRFDRLLWQAYVSANKIFADKVMEIINPDDDFVWVQDYHLMVLPTFLRKRYNRVKLGFFLHSPFPSSEIYRTLPVRDEILRGLLNSDLIGFHTFDYARHFLSCCKRMLGLDYESKRGHIGLDYFGRTIFIKILPVGIHMGRLESVLNLQSTSAKLKEIQEEFKGRKVILGVDDMDIFKGISLKLLAVEQLLQQNRDLKGKVVLVQIVNPARSSGKDVQEAKKETYLIAQRINDTYGSINYRPVILIDRPVPRFEKSAYYAVAECCIVNAVRDGMNLVPYKYIVCRQGTAQMDKALARKSDSPRTSMLVVSEFIGCSPSLSGAIRVNPWNIDAVADALYSAVTMNDSEKQLRHEKHYRYISSHDVAYWARSFMQDLERACKDHYTKRCWGMGLGLGFRVVSLSPGFRKLSVDHIVSAYKRTGRRAIFLDYDGTIVPKSSINKTPSPEVISMLNDMCNDPKNTVFIVSGRGRDSLSDWFTSCKMIGLAAEHGYFLRWSKDSEWETSPLSPDLDWKKIVEPVMQLYTEATDGSNIETKESALVWHHQDADPDFGSCQAKELLNHLESVLANEPAVVIRGQHIVEVKPQGLNKGLVAEKVLSTMVNDGNPPDFVMCVGDDISDEDMFESILRTVSCPSLPVVPEIFACTVGQKPSKAKYYLDDPADVLKLLQGLGASSKPKSRHLAQFQVSFESTV from the exons ATGGCATCAAGATCATATGTTAATCTACTAGACTTAGCTGGAGGTTTACTGGATATTCCTCACATGCCAAGAACTATTCCAAGGATTATGACAGTTCCTGGAGTTATTTCTGACCTGGATGTTTATGGTAGATATGATGGGGATTCTGATGTTAGCTCTTCTGGTTATCGGGAGCGGAAAATCCTTGTGGCAAACATGTTGCCATTGCAGGCCAAAAGAGATATTGAAACTGGTAAATGGTGTTTCAGTTTGGATGAGGATTCTATTCTGTTGCAATTAAAAGATGGTTTCTCTTCTGACACTGAGGTGATCTATGTGGGATCCCTCAAGGTTGAAATAGATGCCCATGAGCAGGAACAAGTTGCTCAGAAATTACTGGAGGACTTTAATTGCATACCTACCTTTCTACCCCATGATGTCCAGAAGAAGTTTTATCATGGCTTTTGCAAACAGCAGCTTTGGCCTCTCTTTCATTACATGCTACCTATGTTCCCTGATCATGGTGATCGGTTTGACCGCTTGTTGTGGCAGGCTTATGTCTCTGCAAACAAAATATTTGCAGACAAGGTTATGGAAATAATCAATCCTGATGACGATTTTGTTTGGGTTCAAGACTATCACTTGATGGTCTTGCCTACATTTTTGAGGAAGCGGTATAATCGCGTTAAGCTTGGATTCTTTCTTCACAGTCCTTTCCCTTCATCTGAAATTTACCGAACTTTGCCGGTAAGGGATGAAATTCTGAGGGGTTTGTTGAATTCTGATTTAATTGGTTTCCATACATTTGATTATGCTCGCCACTTCCTCTCTTGTTGCAAAAGAATGCTAGGTCTTGACTATGAATCTAAACGAGgacatataggacttgattacTTTGGCCGTactatatttatcaaaattctgCCTGTAGGCATTCATATGGGTAGGCTTGAATCTGTATTAAATCTTCAATCTACATCAGCTAAATTGAAAGAGATTCAGGAAGAGTTCAAGGGTAGGAAGGTAATTCTTGGTGTTGATGACATGGACATCTTTAAGGGCATCAGTCTGAAGCTTCTAGCTGTTGAGCAGCTGCTGCAGCAGAATCGTGATTTGAAGGGCAAAGTTGTCCTAGTACAGATTGTGAATCCTGCTAGGAGTTCAGGCAAGGATGTTCAGGAAGCAAAGAAGGAAACATATTTAATTGCCCAGAGGATTAATGATACTTATGGCTCAATCAATTATCGGCCTGTAATTCTCATTGATCGTCCTGTTCCTCGTTTTGAGAAGAGTGCCTATTATGCTGTAGCCGAATGTTGCATTGTCAATGCTGTGAGGGATGGTATGAACTTAGTCCCATACAAATATATTGTTTGTCGACAAGGAACTGCACAGATGGATAAAGCTTTGGCTAGAAAAAGTGATTCTCCTCGTACAAGCATGCTTGTTGTGTCTGAGTTCATTGGTTGTTCTCCTTCTCTAAGTGGAGCAATCAGGGTCAATCCATGGAACATAGATGCTGTCGCTGATGCTCTGTATTCAGCTGTTACTATGAATGATTCAGAGAAGCAATTGAGGCATGAGAAACACTACAGGTACATCAGTTCTCATGATGTGGCATATTGGGCACGCAGCTTTATGCAGGATTTGGAGAGAGCATGCAAAGATCATTACACCAAAAGATGCTGGGGAATGGGTTTGGGCCTAGGGTTTAGAGTTGTTTCTCTTTCTCCTGGTTTTAGAAAATTGTCTGTTGATCACATTGTTTCAGCATACAAAAGAACTGGTAGAAGAGCCATATTTCTTGATTATGATGGTACTATCGTACCAAAATCTTCTATAAATAAGACCCCCAGCCCTGAAGTCATATCCATGCTAAATGATATGTGCAATGATCCTAAAAATACTGTGTTCATTGTGAGTGGAAGGGGAAGAGATTCTTTAAGTGATTGGTTTACTTCATGCAAAATGATTGGACTTGCAGCTGAACACGGATACTTTCTAAG GTGGAGTAAAGATTCTGAATGGGAAACCAGTCCCTTGTCTCCTGATCTTGATTGGAAAAAGATTGTGGAACCTGTCATGCAGTTGTATACAGAGGCAACTGATGGATCTAATATTGAAACTAAGGAAAGTGCTTTGGTCTGGCATCATCAAGATGCAGACCCTGATTTTGGCTCATGCCAAGCCAAAGAATTGTTAAATCATCTGGAAAGTGTCCTTGCTAATGAACCTGCAGTTGTTATCAGGGGCCAGCATATTGTTGAAGTCAAGCCACAG GGATTAAACAAGGGATTGGTGGCTGAAAAGGTTCTTTCCACTATGGTTAATGATGGCAATCCACCAGATTTTGTGATGTGTGTGGGAGATGACATTTCTGATGAAGACATGTTTGAGAGCATACTAAGGACAGTTTCATGCCCTTCATTGCCAGTAGTTCCTGAGATCTTTGCCTGCACTGTAGGTCAGAAACCTAGCAAGGCCAAATATTATCTTGATGATCCTGCTGATGTCTTGAAGTTGCTTCAAGGCCTTGGTGCTTCATCTAAGCCAAAGTCAAGGCATCTAGCACAATTCCAAGTTTCTTTTGAGAGCACGGTTTGA